The Raphanus sativus cultivar WK10039 chromosome 6, ASM80110v3, whole genome shotgun sequence sequence ATGTAATGATACTCTAATTACGGGTTTAAAAATAGTACTACTATCAAACTTTTCCTCTCCAAGTAGGCAACTATGCCTCTCCTAGCGCACAATATCATAAAAAGAGACCTCACTCTCACTCTATGCCTATATAATACTCCTTAGATGCATAAATCTTTCAATCAATTTGCATCTGATCAGAACAAAAAGCAAAAGAGATGGCTTTAACCAAAGAGAGAGAAATGGAGATTCCAGTTATTGATTTTGGTGAACTGGATGGAGAAAACAGAATGAAGACTATGTCACTACTTAATCATGCATGTGATAAGTGGGGCTTTTTCATggtatgtaaatattattatgcaaaaatcaagtttttataaaatatgcatatcTTTCAATATTCCTTGATTCAGCGTTGTTGTATAGTCCTAAGTGCGGAGAGATGAATTTTACAGGTTGATAATCATGGAATTGATAAAGAACTGATGGAGAAAGTGAAGAAGATGATTAACTCTCATTATGAGGAGCATTTGAAAAAGAAGTTTTACAAGTCAGAGATGGTCAAGGCTTTGAGTGAAGGCAAAACCTCAGATGCAGATTGGGAAAGCAGTTTCTTCATTTGGCACAAGCCAACTTCAAACATATACACGATCCGAAACATTTCAGATGAACTCATGTAAGTAAACTAGGAAGGAAGTATAGtaaccaaaattttatatactgaaCTTTTTGTTGTCTTTCTTTTGCGCAAATATTTTACGCACCATTCACATAAATGTTTTGTCAATTATATACTAAACAATATGTGGGGGTGTGAAACTGATATTGCAGCAAGACGATGgatgaatatattttacaaCTTCACAAGTTTGCAGAAAGACTCTCCAACTTCATGTGTGAAAATCTTGGTCTTAATCAAGAATACATAATGAATGCATTTTCTGGTCCAGAAGGTCCAGCTTTTGGGACAAAAGT is a genomic window containing:
- the LOC108809037 gene encoding 1-aminocyclopropane-1-carboxylate oxidase 1-like; the protein is MALTKEREMEIPVIDFGELDGENRMKTMSLLNHACDKWGFFMVDNHGIDKELMEKVKKMINSHYEEHLKKKFYKSEMVKALSEGKTSDADWESSFFIWHKPTSNIYTIRNISDELIKTMDEYILQLHKFAERLSNFMCENLGLNQEYIMNAFSGPEGPAFGTKVAKYPECPRPELMRGLREHTDAGGIILLLQDDQVPGLEFLKDGKWVPIPPSKNNTIFVNTGDQLEILSNGRYKSAVHRVMTVKDGCRLSIATFYNPADDAVISTAPELLYPSGYQFQDYLKLYSTTKFGDKGSRFHTMKKMVSGDSV